From Vibrio artabrorum, a single genomic window includes:
- the gpmM gene encoding 2,3-bisphosphoglycerate-independent phosphoglycerate mutase, translating to MSAKKPMALVILDGYGYRQDNQDNAIANANTPVLDGLIANQPNTLISASGLDVGLPDGQMGNSEVGHTNIGAGRVVYQDLTRITKSISDGEFGQTETLVNAIDKAVKAEKAVHIMGLMSPGGVHSHEDHIYAAVEMAAERGAEKIYLHAFLDGRDTPPRSAENTLARFQALFAKLGKGRVASLIGRYYAMDRDNNWDRVQESYDLLTQAKAEFTFETAVAGLEAAYARDENDEFVKATEIKAEGEESAAIVDGDAVIFMNYRADRAREITRAFVPDFDGFARNVFPAIDFVMLTQYAADIPLLCAFPPASLENTYGEWLSKEGKTQLRISETEKYAHVTFFFNGGKEDEFEGEERQLVASPKVATYDLQPEMSAPELTEKLVAAIKGGQYDAIVCNFPNCDMVGHTGVYDAAVKAVESLDECLGKVVEAIKEADGQLLITADHGNAEMMVNPETGGIHTAHTNLPVPLIYVGNKDVEFKEGGKLSDLAPTMLALTGMEIPAEMSGDVLVK from the coding sequence ATGTCAGCTAAGAAGCCAATGGCTCTAGTGATCCTTGACGGTTACGGTTACCGTCAAGACAACCAAGACAACGCTATCGCGAACGCTAACACACCCGTATTAGACGGTCTTATTGCTAACCAACCTAACACGCTAATCTCGGCTTCTGGCTTAGATGTAGGCCTACCTGATGGCCAAATGGGTAACTCTGAAGTGGGTCACACCAACATCGGTGCGGGTCGCGTGGTATACCAAGATCTTACTCGTATTACTAAGTCGATTTCAGACGGCGAGTTCGGTCAAACTGAAACGCTAGTAAACGCTATCGATAAAGCGGTTAAAGCTGAGAAAGCGGTTCACATCATGGGTCTTATGTCTCCAGGTGGCGTTCACTCTCATGAAGATCACATCTACGCGGCTGTTGAAATGGCTGCTGAGCGTGGCGCAGAGAAAATCTACCTACATGCATTCCTAGACGGTCGTGATACGCCGCCACGTAGCGCAGAAAACACACTAGCACGCTTCCAAGCGTTGTTCGCTAAGCTAGGTAAAGGCCGTGTTGCTTCGCTGATTGGTCGTTACTACGCAATGGACCGTGATAACAACTGGGATCGCGTTCAAGAATCTTACGACCTGTTGACTCAAGCAAAAGCAGAGTTCACATTCGAGACAGCTGTTGCTGGCCTAGAAGCGGCTTACGCTCGTGACGAAAACGATGAGTTCGTAAAAGCGACTGAAATTAAAGCGGAAGGCGAAGAGTCTGCCGCTATCGTTGATGGCGATGCGGTTATCTTCATGAACTACCGCGCCGACCGTGCTCGCGAAATCACACGTGCATTCGTGCCTGATTTCGACGGCTTTGCACGTAACGTATTCCCAGCGATCGATTTCGTGATGCTGACTCAATACGCAGCCGACATCCCACTGCTATGTGCATTCCCACCGGCTTCTCTAGAGAACACCTACGGCGAATGGCTATCGAAAGAAGGCAAAACGCAGCTACGTATCTCTGAAACAGAGAAATACGCGCACGTGACGTTCTTCTTCAACGGCGGAAAAGAAGACGAGTTTGAAGGCGAAGAGCGTCAGCTTGTTGCTTCTCCAAAAGTCGCAACGTATGACTTACAGCCAGAAATGAGCGCGCCAGAGCTCACTGAAAAGCTAGTAGCAGCGATCAAAGGCGGCCAATACGACGCTATCGTTTGTAACTTCCCTAACTGTGACATGGTTGGCCACACTGGCGTTTACGATGCAGCGGTTAAAGCGGTAGAGTCGCTAGACGAATGTCTTGGTAAAGTGGTTGAAGCAATCAAAGAAGCTGACGGCCAACTGCTAATCACAGCGGACCACGGTAACGCGGAAATGATGGTAAACCCAGAAACGGGCGGCATCCACACAGCGCACACTAACCTACCAGTGCCACTTATCTACGTGGGCAACAAAGACGTTGAGTTCAAAGAGGGCGGTAAACTGTCTGACCTAGCACCAACGATGCTTGCTCTAACTGGTATGGAAATCCCGGCTGAAATGTCAGGTGATGTTTTAGTTAAATAG
- a CDS encoding DUF6444 domain-containing protein has protein sequence MNKKTLPPSPDFDSPEEAKYIIHFLWDNLAELEDRLNQNSRNSSVPSSQQPLHNKAKNTSPNRKKSGKKQGAQPGHKGHRRLLHPVEDSASVEQYLPNKICHCGGCVIPNRKPYKRHQIFDLPDISYTLVEHQIFKGESSWCGDKHQAELPEYVPDVQMGPNLHSFIAIQATQHHQSIGKIQSMLKDVFQLNFSTGAISAAQGRVTEYLADTHTQIHEAVKASKLIMADETSPSPLKY, from the coding sequence ATGAATAAGAAAACATTACCTCCATCGCCAGATTTCGATTCGCCTGAAGAGGCGAAATACATCATCCACTTTTTATGGGATAATCTGGCAGAGCTTGAAGACCGACTCAATCAAAATAGTCGAAACTCTTCTGTGCCATCATCTCAACAACCCCTGCATAATAAAGCTAAGAATACTTCGCCGAATCGGAAGAAATCTGGAAAAAAGCAAGGAGCTCAACCAGGTCATAAAGGCCACCGCCGACTGCTTCACCCTGTTGAAGACAGTGCCTCGGTTGAGCAATACTTACCAAATAAGATATGCCACTGCGGTGGGTGTGTTATTCCAAATCGAAAACCTTATAAACGACACCAAATCTTTGACTTGCCAGATATCTCATACACGCTTGTTGAACATCAAATCTTTAAAGGCGAGAGCTCATGGTGTGGTGATAAGCATCAAGCGGAGCTTCCAGAGTATGTGCCCGATGTTCAAATGGGGCCAAATCTACATAGCTTTATCGCAATCCAAGCGACGCAGCACCACCAAAGCATAGGTAAAATACAATCTATGTTGAAAGACGTCTTCCAGCTTAACTTCTCAACAGGTGCAATATCAGCGGCGCAAGGACGAGTCACTGAATACTTAGCCGATACTCATACTCAAATTCATGAAGCGGTCAAAGCATCTAAACTGATTATGGCTGATGAGACTTCGCCATCC
- the wecA gene encoding UDP-N-acetylglucosamine--undecaprenyl-phosphate N-acetylglucosaminephosphotransferase, with product MLISLLDLSFLFFFSLATTFTMRKFAKKIGLVDKPNARKLHHGAIPLVGGVSICISIVYFLFNNPNILPNTELYAACVLILVGIGVLDDKYDVSFKLRFAVQAGLSIIMMVIGGIELNTIGDVLGSGDVITLGWFGYLVTILAVVGAINAFNMVDGIDGLLGGLSIVTFGGLGIMLNFDGQSNLAYICLVLVVTIIPYILLNLGAFGRKRKVFMGDAGSMLIGFTVIWLLLLSSQNGSAPPLRPVTALWLIAVPLMDMAAIMVRRVRRGDSPFKPDREHLHHIFQRMGLSSTQTLIVICSIATLYAAIGISAEMLNIPEYVMFYAFIICFAIYLAILSNIWKITSYIRKVCPKSPNLEANQNKSDV from the coding sequence GTGCTCATTTCATTACTTGATCTCTCTTTCCTATTTTTCTTTTCTCTTGCGACTACTTTTACTATGCGTAAATTCGCAAAAAAAATAGGGTTAGTCGATAAGCCGAATGCTCGTAAACTTCACCATGGAGCAATCCCATTAGTTGGAGGAGTATCGATTTGTATCTCTATAGTCTATTTCTTATTCAACAACCCAAATATTTTACCGAATACAGAGCTCTATGCGGCATGTGTCCTAATACTTGTTGGTATCGGAGTTTTAGATGATAAATATGACGTTAGCTTTAAACTGAGGTTTGCAGTACAAGCAGGGCTATCGATAATTATGATGGTTATCGGCGGTATTGAGCTCAACACTATAGGGGATGTATTGGGAAGCGGTGATGTAATTACCTTGGGTTGGTTTGGTTACCTTGTGACCATACTGGCTGTGGTAGGAGCCATTAACGCATTCAACATGGTCGATGGGATTGATGGGCTATTGGGCGGGCTATCTATCGTTACTTTTGGTGGGCTCGGCATTATGCTTAACTTTGATGGCCAATCGAATTTAGCTTACATTTGTCTAGTCTTAGTCGTTACCATTATCCCATATATCTTACTCAACCTCGGTGCATTTGGCCGAAAAAGAAAAGTATTTATGGGAGATGCGGGGAGCATGTTAATTGGCTTCACAGTGATCTGGTTACTACTGCTTTCTAGCCAAAATGGAAGCGCACCACCACTACGTCCAGTGACCGCACTATGGCTAATAGCAGTACCCCTAATGGATATGGCGGCGATTATGGTTCGCCGAGTAAGAAGAGGCGACTCTCCTTTTAAACCCGATCGTGAGCATCTACATCACATATTCCAGCGCATGGGACTGAGCTCAACACAAACGCTTATCGTTATTTGTAGTATTGCAACTCTCTATGCTGCAATAGGTATTTCAGCTGAAATGCTGAACATTCCAGAGTATGTCATGTTCTATGCTTTTATCATCTGCTTTGCAATTTATCTTGCGATATTAAGTAACATCTGGAAAATCACTTCCTATATCAGGAAAGTATGCCCTAAATCACCAAATTTAGAAGCAAACCAAAATAAGTCTGATGTATGA